One Eubacterium sp. 1001713B170207_170306_E7 genomic region harbors:
- a CDS encoding SpaA isopeptide-forming pilin-related protein translates to MAVKKIYSWLLYSMSLLLVLLAVMFFPHAVRAEGSINLTENGGYRPYTEWSAEKTSNMERKQIIKVYANSGETLYFGSSVTEAPENSDVVIWTPSGSQLTYDNNKQNKTGYIENRTMEKTGPAQLKGESGYKAQSYTVEETGVYEFEFHSQNEEGSNPVLKKTDEAWNQNNGLSVAAWDITVVNTQNQIVTGRVYADYLTMNMGLNKSGTEILNAKVYVLTHDGYLYQTDFNGMNPYGFVFFGNNRGLYNSEGQSAYYSTTGKDNSMETLTDNLSYNNPKKGDDELCKTFKIFFNKPAEDLPESIVPSQKVPVEPEANSLKFIYDKNYSENEGVVGKGGDFLFTLPQLGEGQSYGSFQIEIQCDPNDDNNVVYLSQPGVAGENKLHWDGKDTKGQVVKQGKYTARLIGKGGEYHFMFMDVETNEKGVINQLMNPLSGQEGTVYNVYYDNSKVKSKAGTALADGKKYLKEACDSSQGAFKYNNQSNGDYSFIDSWTYSKGNETPLTFSLDESKVETAQISGFVFKDSNRDGKYEPLDQDGAFSQVKVSVKDQEGNVKWSGKTDATGMFRTGQLPKGEYTVEVINPGNGYFTSTKNENQKAVITVKDGKGQDAAIKSVGYALPKADLVLTKINTDTGSPVEDMKAASFTLTDNQDKNSRFIAEKGSDGSVTFKDIPYSQQGYTLKEETAPDGYEAAGQTWKVTIDQNAQDLSKITFKVEGLEDNKIGNTPALVSYKVIVHKMNDQGDYTDAEGFIREETQQGKTGIGAEVNAQDYLTEADIQDGYVLDEEKIKAENNSAEEITKIVKTINSDGTTTFDIYLLKQFTVIFNQGEHGKLDGQNSNGEVAATVTAGTEWSKVSVPAILPDAGYQVASPEWKDKDSQSVFPEKITGNLLYTAQYQIDPSLTGSLTLTKTDGVQQPLEGAAFGLFEAEDAQEPVAQAASNAQGQVRFEAIQYRPQGYWLKEISAPAGYTGDTNTYPVSLLPNEQGDSLIITVNGLDNQTVVNTANEDTKYTVEAYYQQLDGTYKDTPDIVIDTLAGTTGEQAVIDPEDAAVKPAEAQFVYDEGYAGNVLSAVINGNGSTVLKVYYKLVDNLSYTVEHYRLDINPSGEDREADDTSRVDNVRYGTTVNDVADSSALTALGLQRVSEENLPSTITDNSTVIKIYYDRPAFSFEKQVDQEQIKPGESLTYRIEVKNLSYVDAEGITIEDVLPVALTPVQAENAVIAGQKISWTGQSLAANESKTYVITAKVAEGTANGTVLKNTALLREDSNDPEKEYPSNEVSTEVVTPDSGKVNITFLQGEHGSIDSYGNITFTVEKNSAFPSIPSVTPQGGWKFTGWLDQETNYLITDNTSFPPTAVKDKTYVAQYESQRYTVTFNSGAQGTLDSGGKEINHVDLSYGKAFPAAPELEVNDGFAFTGWLDDTNGSQGSVISADQLPETVTENKHYTAQYVPVAQKNYMLTVHYVYEDGTIAAADVTQTLKQNQGYSVASPVIDGFTPNMDVVSGTMGTADIEITIIYTAVPAETYTVAFNRGEHGAFTDNSAPTIDNTGLKKGDTFPAAPAITPEANYTFDGWVLEGSDGTVLKDNELPEIVTENAVYTAVYTPVQPVPPVEETHTVIFLPGNNGQFSEKPEETSKTFEGLKKDALFPAAPGIDSNEGYIFTGWTTPENPDVVIPTEDLPKTVTGNATYIAHYEPVHTVTFMRGDHGSIDGILEDQQIITDILHGSAFPADQVPGITPETGYEFIGWAPGFPDTVTGNLVFVAQYQPVSVPPVPTPTPSPSPTPVAPVNPATPGTPGDGTATPAVPAPGATTTTTTTTVTPVVIPPAVTNLVPPVFQDVINYFNPNIVFENNENTEEIDNNQTPLAQRNGDIKCWVHWLMLLITIIYVVYAVVRIIFRKRKNAALESELDDMKESFEETFNVNYDLFRDRQREEKNMRPKEILEVLLAEKAAKGDKNE, encoded by the coding sequence ATGGCAGTGAAAAAAATTTATAGTTGGTTGCTTTACAGCATGTCCTTATTGCTCGTGTTGCTGGCAGTTATGTTTTTTCCCCATGCGGTAAGGGCAGAGGGCAGCATAAATTTGACAGAGAATGGGGGGTACAGACCTTACACAGAATGGTCGGCGGAAAAGACCTCCAATATGGAGCGCAAGCAGATTATCAAAGTCTATGCTAATTCGGGGGAAACACTTTATTTTGGCAGCAGCGTTACAGAAGCGCCGGAAAATAGTGATGTTGTTATCTGGACACCGAGCGGTTCGCAGCTGACCTATGATAATAATAAACAGAACAAAACAGGGTATATTGAAAACCGCACAATGGAGAAGACCGGACCAGCCCAGCTTAAGGGTGAAAGCGGCTATAAGGCTCAAAGCTATACTGTGGAAGAAACCGGGGTATATGAGTTTGAGTTCCACTCTCAAAATGAAGAGGGCAGTAATCCTGTGTTGAAAAAAACAGATGAGGCATGGAATCAGAACAATGGGTTGAGCGTTGCCGCCTGGGATATTACGGTTGTTAATACACAGAATCAAATTGTTACCGGCAGGGTATACGCCGACTATCTGACCATGAACATGGGTCTGAACAAGAGTGGAACGGAGATTTTAAACGCCAAGGTTTATGTTCTTACGCATGACGGCTATCTATACCAGACAGATTTTAACGGAATGAACCCTTACGGCTTTGTCTTTTTTGGAAATAACCGGGGCTTGTATAACAGTGAGGGCCAGAGCGCCTACTACTCAACCACCGGTAAGGACAACAGCATGGAGACGTTGACAGATAATCTTAGCTACAACAATCCTAAAAAAGGTGATGACGAGCTCTGCAAAACCTTTAAAATTTTCTTTAATAAACCGGCAGAGGATTTACCCGAATCCATTGTGCCTTCACAGAAGGTACCGGTCGAGCCGGAAGCAAACAGCCTGAAATTTATTTACGATAAAAATTATTCTGAGAATGAAGGGGTTGTGGGTAAAGGCGGCGATTTTCTTTTCACGCTCCCGCAGCTTGGTGAAGGGCAGAGCTACGGTTCTTTCCAGATCGAAATTCAGTGCGACCCCAACGATGATAACAATGTTGTCTACCTGAGCCAGCCCGGCGTAGCGGGAGAAAATAAGCTTCACTGGGATGGGAAGGACACTAAGGGACAGGTTGTCAAGCAAGGGAAATATACCGCCAGACTCATCGGAAAGGGCGGCGAATACCACTTTATGTTCATGGACGTCGAGACCAACGAAAAAGGAGTAATCAATCAGCTGATGAATCCCCTTTCTGGACAGGAAGGGACAGTCTACAATGTCTACTATGACAACAGTAAGGTTAAAAGTAAGGCTGGGACTGCACTGGCGGACGGAAAAAAATATCTGAAAGAAGCGTGTGATAGCTCACAGGGCGCTTTCAAATATAACAATCAAAGCAATGGAGACTACTCTTTTATTGACAGCTGGACGTATTCCAAAGGCAATGAGACGCCGCTGACTTTTTCGCTTGACGAAAGCAAAGTGGAGACCGCTCAGATCAGTGGCTTTGTCTTTAAAGACAGTAACCGTGATGGTAAATACGAACCATTGGATCAGGACGGAGCGTTTTCACAGGTTAAGGTGTCCGTGAAGGATCAGGAAGGAAATGTGAAATGGTCGGGTAAAACTGACGCAACGGGTATGTTCCGGACCGGGCAGCTGCCAAAAGGGGAATATACCGTCGAGGTTATCAACCCGGGAAATGGCTATTTTACTTCAACTAAAAATGAAAATCAAAAGGCGGTCATAACCGTCAAGGATGGAAAAGGGCAGGATGCAGCCATCAAATCGGTAGGCTATGCGCTTCCGAAGGCAGACCTGGTGTTGACAAAAATCAATACAGATACCGGCAGCCCAGTCGAGGATATGAAGGCGGCATCCTTCACGCTGACAGACAATCAGGATAAAAACAGCCGTTTTATTGCCGAGAAGGGCAGCGATGGAAGCGTAACCTTTAAAGATATTCCCTACAGTCAGCAGGGCTATACTTTAAAAGAGGAAACAGCTCCGGATGGCTATGAGGCGGCAGGTCAAACCTGGAAGGTGACAATCGATCAAAATGCCCAGGACCTGTCTAAAATAACGTTTAAGGTCGAAGGGCTGGAGGACAATAAAATTGGCAATACCCCTGCTTTGGTAAGCTATAAGGTTATTGTTCACAAAATGAATGACCAGGGTGACTATACGGATGCCGAGGGATTTATCCGCGAAGAGACACAACAGGGAAAAACAGGCATTGGTGCAGAGGTAAACGCCCAGGATTATCTGACAGAAGCGGATATTCAGGATGGTTATGTTTTAGATGAAGAAAAAATAAAAGCTGAAAACAACAGCGCCGAAGAGATTACTAAAATCGTTAAAACCATTAACAGTGATGGCACCACTACTTTTGACATCTATCTGCTCAAACAGTTCACGGTTATTTTCAATCAGGGTGAACACGGAAAACTGGATGGGCAGAACAGCAATGGCGAGGTAGCAGCGACGGTAACAGCAGGAACAGAATGGAGCAAGGTGAGCGTGCCGGCCATTCTGCCAGATGCGGGCTATCAGGTGGCAAGCCCTGAGTGGAAGGATAAGGACAGTCAGAGTGTTTTTCCCGAAAAAATAACCGGAAACCTGCTTTATACCGCTCAGTATCAGATTGATCCAAGTTTGACTGGCAGCCTGACACTGACCAAGACAGACGGTGTTCAGCAGCCGCTGGAGGGTGCTGCTTTTGGGCTCTTTGAAGCCGAAGACGCTCAAGAACCTGTTGCTCAGGCTGCTTCCAACGCCCAGGGACAGGTGCGCTTTGAGGCAATCCAGTACCGCCCACAGGGATATTGGCTGAAGGAAATCAGCGCCCCAGCCGGATATACTGGCGATACAAACACCTATCCGGTGAGTTTATTGCCGAACGAACAGGGCGACAGCCTTATAATCACAGTCAATGGCCTGGATAATCAGACCGTAGTGAATACGGCCAATGAAGATACAAAATATACGGTTGAAGCCTATTATCAGCAGCTTGACGGTACCTACAAAGATACCCCGGACATCGTAATTGACACGCTTGCCGGGACCACGGGTGAGCAGGCGGTGATTGATCCGGAAGATGCCGCAGTTAAGCCGGCAGAAGCGCAGTTTGTTTATGACGAGGGTTATGCTGGAAATGTATTGAGCGCCGTGATTAATGGTAATGGCAGCACTGTGCTGAAGGTTTACTACAAGCTGGTCGATAATCTCAGCTATACGGTTGAACACTATCGGCTGGATATAAATCCCTCGGGAGAAGACAGGGAAGCGGATGATACAAGCAGGGTTGATAATGTCCGCTATGGCACAACGGTCAATGATGTCGCGGATAGCTCCGCATTGACCGCTTTGGGCCTGCAGCGTGTATCGGAGGAAAATCTGCCCTCTACGATTACGGACAATTCCACCGTTATTAAAATTTATTATGACCGACCGGCTTTTTCTTTTGAAAAACAGGTCGATCAAGAGCAGATAAAACCAGGTGAAAGCCTTACCTATCGTATCGAAGTGAAGAATCTGAGTTATGTTGACGCAGAGGGTATCACAATTGAGGATGTTTTACCCGTCGCATTGACGCCTGTACAGGCCGAGAATGCTGTGATTGCGGGTCAGAAGATAAGCTGGACGGGACAAAGTCTTGCAGCGAATGAGAGTAAAACCTATGTGATCACTGCGAAGGTTGCGGAAGGTACCGCGAACGGTACGGTATTGAAAAATACAGCATTATTAAGGGAAGATTCAAATGATCCGGAAAAAGAATATCCGAGCAATGAGGTTAGTACCGAGGTCGTTACGCCAGATAGCGGAAAGGTGAATATAACATTCTTGCAGGGAGAACACGGCAGTATTGACAGTTATGGCAACATAACCTTTACCGTTGAGAAAAACAGCGCTTTTCCATCGATTCCAAGCGTCACTCCGCAGGGCGGCTGGAAATTTACGGGCTGGCTGGATCAGGAGACTAATTATCTGATTACAGATAACACTAGTTTTCCACCCACGGCCGTTAAGGATAAAACCTATGTTGCTCAATATGAGTCGCAACGGTACACGGTTACCTTTAATAGCGGAGCGCAGGGAACCTTAGACAGCGGAGGAAAAGAGATCAACCATGTTGATTTAAGCTATGGAAAGGCTTTTCCGGCGGCTCCAGAGCTTGAGGTAAACGACGGTTTTGCCTTTACAGGCTGGTTGGATGATACCAACGGAAGCCAGGGCAGCGTCATTTCTGCGGATCAGCTGCCCGAAACCGTTACGGAGAACAAGCATTACACAGCGCAATATGTACCGGTGGCCCAGAAGAATTATATGCTGACAGTCCACTATGTATATGAAGATGGAACGATCGCAGCAGCTGACGTAACTCAGACATTGAAGCAGAACCAGGGATACTCAGTAGCCTCACCGGTGATTGATGGCTTTACGCCAAACATGGATGTGGTTTCTGGCACAATGGGGACAGCAGACATTGAGATAACGATTATTTATACGGCGGTTCCGGCAGAAACCTATACTGTTGCCTTTAACCGCGGTGAGCATGGAGCGTTCACGGACAATAGTGCTCCAACAATTGACAATACTGGGCTGAAGAAAGGAGATACCTTCCCGGCAGCCCCTGCTATAACACCGGAAGCGAACTACACCTTTGATGGATGGGTGCTGGAGGGAAGCGATGGCACTGTCCTGAAAGACAATGAACTGCCCGAAATAGTAACCGAAAATGCAGTGTATACGGCAGTTTACACACCTGTACAACCTGTGCCGCCGGTAGAAGAGACCCATACGGTGATCTTCCTGCCAGGTAATAATGGGCAGTTTAGCGAAAAGCCTGAGGAGACAAGTAAAACCTTTGAAGGGCTGAAGAAGGATGCGCTGTTCCCAGCAGCGCCGGGTATTGACAGCAATGAAGGCTACATCTTTACAGGATGGACAACCCCGGAAAATCCAGACGTTGTGATTCCGACTGAAGATTTGCCTAAAACGGTGACAGGCAATGCGACCTATATCGCGCATTATGAACCGGTACATACGGTAACCTTTATGCGTGGAGATCACGGAAGCATTGACGGTATATTGGAGGATCAGCAGATTATTACGGATATTCTCCACGGTTCTGCTTTCCCGGCTGATCAGGTTCCGGGTATAACCCCGGAAACAGGTTATGAGTTTATAGGATGGGCGCCAGGTTTTCCTGATACTGTAACTGGAAATTTAGTTTTTGTAGCACAATACCAGCCGGTCAGCGTACCACCAGTTCCAACACCGACACCGTCTCCGTCTCCAACCCCAGTGGCACCCGTGAATCCGGCAACACCGGGAACACCAGGAGATGGCACAGCAACACCAGCGGTACCAGCACCAGGGGCAACAACTACCACTACAACAACGACAGTTACCCCGGTTGTTATTCCGCCGGCAGTGACAAATCTGGTACCGCCAGTATTCCAGGATGTGATAAACTATTTTAACCCGAATATAGTATTTGAAAACAATGAAAACACTGAAGAAATTGACAATAATCAAACACCATTGGCGCAGCGGAATGGAGATATCAAGTGTTGGGTACACTGGTTGATGCTGCTGATCACAATTATTTATGTGGTCTACGCCGTGGTACGAATCATCTTCAGAAAACGAAAAAATGCAGCATTAGAGAGTGAACTGGACGACATGAAGGAAAGCTTTGAAGAGACTTTCAATGTAAACTATGATCTTTTCAGAGACCGTCAGAGGGAAGAAAAGAACATGAGACCGAAAGAGATCTTGGAAGTCCTGCTGGCTGAAAAAGCGGCGAAAGGAGACAAAAATGAATAA
- a CDS encoding DegV family protein, whose protein sequence is MENKIIVDSCLDFNPEVFTADLPLVRIPFKLRIDDEELVDHDLSTMLLVDKMKLSKNKVSTACPSPQEYLDAIDPQCVNYIITISSKLSGSYNSAVMAAVMAQEKYPDCQVHVLDSESAAAGEDLIFMKLKAFLEDNMPSSEIVAKLVDFITSMRTMFILNSLDNLAKNGRISSTMALLGKVLKVVPIMTDNGEGEIALKEKVRGKKKAFSRLVEIIADEVSDASEKILAIAHVHAQETAENLKKAIEEKCNFKDVVIFEAGGLSTVYADNGGVIVAY, encoded by the coding sequence ATGGAAAATAAGATTATCGTGGACAGCTGCCTGGACTTCAACCCTGAAGTTTTCACAGCAGATCTGCCACTTGTACGAATCCCTTTTAAACTCAGAATTGACGATGAGGAGCTGGTCGACCATGACCTGTCAACCATGCTGCTGGTGGACAAAATGAAGCTCAGCAAAAACAAGGTTTCGACCGCCTGTCCCTCCCCGCAGGAATACCTGGACGCCATTGATCCGCAGTGCGTCAACTATATTATCACCATTTCGTCCAAGCTCAGCGGTTCCTACAACAGCGCCGTCATGGCCGCTGTCATGGCTCAGGAAAAGTATCCGGACTGCCAGGTGCATGTGCTGGACTCCGAAAGCGCTGCCGCGGGAGAGGATCTGATCTTCATGAAGCTGAAGGCCTTTCTGGAGGACAATATGCCCTCCAGCGAAATCGTCGCAAAGCTCGTGGATTTCATCACCAGCATGCGCACCATGTTTATCCTCAACTCGCTGGACAACCTGGCTAAAAACGGCCGTATCAGCAGCACAATGGCCCTTCTGGGCAAGGTGCTGAAGGTGGTGCCCATCATGACCGACAACGGCGAGGGTGAGATTGCCCTTAAGGAAAAGGTGCGCGGCAAGAAAAAGGCCTTTTCGCGCCTGGTGGAAATTATTGCCGACGAGGTGTCTGACGCCAGCGAGAAAATTCTGGCCATCGCCCACGTGCATGCCCAGGAAACCGCCGAAAACCTCAAGAAAGCCATCGAGGAAAAATGCAATTTCAAGGATGTGGTCATCTTTGAAGCCGGCGGCCTGAGCACCGTCTACGCTGATAACGGCGGCGTGATTGTGGCTTATTAA
- a CDS encoding DMT family transporter: MENNQTKNRALLADLALILVALIWGVGFIASKAALVTITPLWVMTFRFLGSGIILLILFLRRVRQLDKRTVLMGMVVGSFMFAGMIFQTIGLDHTTASNQAFLIPSYVVLVPFVSWLMTRTRPRALDVAAAFLTFIGVAVISLKPDFSMNLGDALTLVFAVIYSFQIVFLGLFVKETDVMSFTVVQMLTAGILSLFSALVFAPPLSGVTASSACGIVYLVIFNTALAFLIQNIAQQYTTSTHASLLISLESVFGLIVSVIFLHDPFGPRMALGCGLVFAAVILSKVAFRKEKEPLSLK; encoded by the coding sequence GTGGAAAATAACCAAACCAAGAACAGGGCCTTACTGGCCGACCTCGCGCTGATTCTCGTCGCGCTGATCTGGGGCGTAGGCTTTATCGCGTCCAAGGCAGCGCTGGTGACCATCACGCCGCTCTGGGTCATGACCTTCCGGTTTCTGGGATCAGGAATTATCCTCCTGATCCTTTTTTTAAGGCGCGTGCGGCAGCTCGACAAACGCACCGTTCTCATGGGCATGGTGGTGGGCAGCTTCATGTTTGCCGGCATGATCTTCCAGACCATCGGCCTCGACCACACCACAGCCTCCAACCAGGCCTTCCTGATCCCGTCCTACGTGGTGCTGGTGCCCTTTGTGTCCTGGCTGATGACACGGACCAGGCCCCGGGCGCTGGACGTGGCCGCGGCTTTTCTTACCTTTATCGGCGTCGCGGTAATCAGTCTCAAGCCCGATTTCAGTATGAATCTGGGGGATGCGCTGACCCTTGTCTTTGCGGTCATCTATTCCTTCCAGATCGTCTTTTTAGGGCTGTTTGTCAAGGAAACAGACGTCATGTCCTTCACTGTGGTTCAGATGCTGACAGCGGGCATTTTGTCGCTTTTTTCAGCGCTTGTTTTCGCGCCGCCCCTTTCGGGTGTGACCGCCTCCAGCGCCTGCGGCATCGTCTACCTCGTTATCTTTAATACTGCTCTGGCCTTTCTCATCCAGAACATCGCCCAGCAGTACACCACCTCCACCCACGCGTCACTGCTCATTTCGCTGGAATCCGTTTTTGGGCTCATCGTCTCTGTGATTTTCCTGCATGATCCCTTTGGGCCGCGCATGGCACTGGGCTGTGGATTGGTCTTTGCCGCTGTTATTCTCTCGAAAGTGGCGTTCAGAAAAGAAAAAGAACCGTTATCTCTGAAATAA
- a CDS encoding SufD family Fe-S cluster assembly protein — MNDVARELLKDVADIDGKPEGVAFNIREDSQCAGRNSTDNIQIVSKEDGSGIDIIVQPGTKNDKVFIPALVTCSGVHDLVYNDFYIGEDADVTIVAGCGVSTDGCDGSEHNGIHRFFLKPGSRVLYIEKHLGIGEGTGKRVINPETYIEQEEDSYMEMDTTQIKGVDSTKRKSAAKLGAGAKLVIKEKLMTHGDQYAETAFEVDMDGEGSSCTLSSRSVARDRSKQLFLSKINGNNRCAGHSECDAIIMDEGVVSAIPEITANDLEAELIHEAAIGKIAGDQIIKLRTLGLTEHEAEQHIIEGFLK, encoded by the coding sequence ATGAATGACGTGGCAAGAGAACTGCTGAAGGATGTTGCCGATATTGACGGCAAGCCCGAGGGCGTCGCTTTTAATATCCGTGAGGACAGCCAGTGCGCTGGCCGTAACTCCACCGACAATATCCAGATCGTGAGCAAGGAGGACGGCTCCGGCATCGACATTATCGTGCAGCCCGGCACTAAGAACGACAAGGTCTTTATCCCGGCTCTGGTTACCTGCAGCGGCGTGCACGACCTGGTTTATAATGACTTTTACATCGGCGAGGACGCGGACGTGACCATTGTGGCCGGCTGCGGCGTGTCCACCGACGGCTGCGACGGCTCTGAGCATAACGGCATCCACCGTTTTTTCCTGAAGCCAGGCTCCAGAGTGCTCTACATCGAAAAGCACCTCGGTATCGGCGAAGGTACTGGCAAACGGGTTATCAACCCGGAAACCTACATCGAGCAGGAGGAAGACAGCTACATGGAAATGGACACCACCCAGATTAAGGGCGTGGACTCCACCAAGCGCAAGTCCGCCGCCAAGCTGGGGGCAGGCGCCAAGCTCGTTATCAAGGAAAAGCTCATGACCCACGGCGACCAGTACGCCGAAACCGCCTTCGAGGTAGATATGGACGGCGAGGGCTCCAGCTGTACCTTAAGCTCCCGCTCCGTTGCCAGAGACCGCTCGAAACAGCTGTTTTTGTCCAAGATCAACGGCAACAACCGCTGCGCAGGCCACTCCGAATGTGACGCCATCATCATGGACGAGGGGGTGGTTTCCGCCATTCCGGAGATTACCGCCAACGACCTCGAGGCTGAGCTGATCCACGAAGCCGCCATCGGCAAAATTGCCGGCGATCAGATCATTAAGCTCCGCACCCTGGGCCTGACCGAGCATGAGGCCGAGCAGCACATTATTGAAGGCTTCCTGAAGTAA